Proteins encoded together in one Streptomyces umbrinus window:
- a CDS encoding MHYT domain-containing protein, which translates to MGHMDHFSAGWVTPVLSCAMACVGAALGLRCTVRALEADGSSKRNWLLLASVAIGSGIWTMHFVAMLGFGVDGTPIRFDVPLTVLSLVVAVLVVGAGVFTAGYGRSRVRAVLLGGLGTGLGVAAMHYIGMAALNLHGTVRYDPALVIASVAIAVVAATAALTLSLVVRGPVVATAAALVMGLAVSSMHYTAMYAVSISLAPSSAALAGVTATEFIFPLAVILGSFLFLAAAYVALSPTGKRAESAVAAELLRQVELSTA; encoded by the coding sequence ATGGGTCACATGGACCACTTCAGCGCCGGATGGGTCACTCCCGTCCTGTCCTGTGCGATGGCCTGCGTCGGCGCGGCACTCGGACTGCGGTGCACGGTGAGGGCACTTGAGGCGGACGGTTCCTCCAAACGGAACTGGCTGCTGCTGGCCTCGGTCGCCATCGGCTCCGGGATCTGGACCATGCACTTCGTCGCGATGCTCGGCTTCGGCGTAGACGGCACGCCGATCCGCTTCGACGTCCCGCTGACCGTGCTCAGCCTGGTCGTCGCCGTACTCGTCGTAGGCGCGGGCGTGTTCACCGCCGGCTACGGCCGTTCCCGCGTACGCGCCGTGCTGCTCGGCGGGCTCGGCACCGGCCTCGGCGTCGCGGCCATGCACTACATCGGCATGGCGGCGCTCAACCTGCACGGCACGGTCCGGTACGACCCGGCCCTGGTCATCGCCTCCGTCGCGATCGCCGTCGTCGCCGCGACCGCCGCGCTCACGCTCAGCCTCGTCGTCCGCGGCCCCGTCGTCGCCACCGCGGCCGCCCTCGTGATGGGCCTCGCGGTCAGCAGCATGCACTACACCGCGATGTACGCCGTGAGCATCTCCCTCGCGCCGAGCAGCGCGGCCCTGGCGGGTGTCACCGCCACGGAGTTCATCTTCCCCCTCGCCGTCATCCTGGGCTCCTTCCTCTTCCTGGCCGCCGCGTACGTCGCGCTCTCCCCGACCGGCAAGCGCGCCGAGTCCGCCGTGGCCGCCGAACTCCTGCGCCAGGTCGAGCTCTCCACCGCCTGA
- a CDS encoding 4-(cytidine 5'-diphospho)-2-C-methyl-D-erythritol kinase, with protein sequence MSGTGVTGATSVTVRVPAKVNVQLAVGGARPDGFHDLANVFLAVGLYDEVTVTPADTLRVTCEGPDASQVPLDRTNLAARAVEKLAARTGREARVHIHIAKDIPVAGGMAGGSADGAGALLACDALWGTGVSRDELLDICAELGSDVPFSLVGGAALGTGRGEKLRVLEVGGTFHWVFAVADGGLSTPAVYGEFDRLNAGVEVPEPVASGGLLGALAKGDAVALAGALSNDLQAAALSLRPSLALTLAAGRSAGALAGLVSGSGPTTAFLVRDADAAVKVAAALVGSGTCRAARVAAGPVPGAVVL encoded by the coding sequence GTGAGCGGGACGGGAGTGACGGGCGCGACGAGCGTGACGGTAAGGGTCCCCGCCAAGGTCAATGTGCAGCTCGCGGTGGGCGGCGCCCGCCCGGACGGGTTCCATGACCTGGCCAACGTCTTCCTCGCGGTCGGCCTCTACGACGAGGTCACCGTGACCCCGGCGGACACCCTCCGCGTGACCTGCGAAGGGCCCGACGCCTCCCAAGTGCCTCTGGACCGTACGAACCTGGCGGCCCGCGCGGTGGAGAAGCTCGCCGCGAGGACGGGGCGCGAGGCCCGCGTGCACATCCACATCGCCAAGGACATTCCCGTGGCCGGGGGCATGGCGGGCGGGTCCGCCGACGGCGCGGGCGCGCTGCTCGCGTGCGACGCCCTCTGGGGTACGGGGGTCTCTCGCGACGAACTCCTCGACATCTGCGCCGAGTTGGGCAGCGACGTGCCGTTCAGCCTGGTCGGCGGTGCGGCGCTCGGGACCGGGCGCGGGGAGAAGCTGCGGGTTCTGGAGGTCGGGGGGACCTTCCACTGGGTGTTCGCCGTCGCCGACGGCGGGTTGTCGACGCCGGCCGTGTACGGGGAGTTCGACCGCCTCAACGCAGGGGTGGAGGTGCCTGAGCCGGTTGCCTCCGGCGGGCTTCTGGGGGCGTTGGCCAAGGGTGACGCCGTCGCGCTTGCGGGCGCCCTCTCCAATGACCTTCAGGCCGCCGCGTTGTCCCTTCGGCCCTCGCTGGCCCTGACGCTGGCCGCCGGCCGCTCCGCGGGGGCGTTGGCGGGGCTGGTGTCCGGGTCCGGGCCGACGACCGCGTTTCTCGTGCGTGACGCCGACGCGGCGGTGAAGGTTGCGGCTGCGCTTGTTGGTTCGGGGACCTGTCGCGCTGCGCGCGTTGCTGCGGGGCCCGTGCCGGGTGCTGTTGTGCTCTGA
- the rsmA gene encoding 16S rRNA (adenine(1518)-N(6)/adenine(1519)-N(6))-dimethyltransferase RsmA — MSSPTSDALLGPADIRELAEALGVRPTKQRGQNFVIDANTVRRIVRTAGVRPEDVVVEVGPGLGSLTLALLEAADRVVAVEIDDVLASALPATITARMPTRANRFALVHSDAMQVTELPGPAPTALVANLPYNVAVPVLLHMLDTFPTIERTLVMVQAEVADRLAAPPGSKVYGVPSVKANWYADVRRAGSIGRNVFWPAPNVDSGLVSLVRREEPVKTTASRREVFAVVDAAFAQRRKTLRAALSGWAGSAPAAEAALVAAGVSPQARGESLTVEEFARIAESKQ; from the coding sequence GTGAGCAGCCCCACCTCCGACGCCCTCCTGGGTCCCGCCGACATCCGCGAGCTCGCGGAAGCCCTCGGCGTACGACCCACCAAGCAGCGCGGCCAGAACTTCGTCATCGACGCCAACACCGTGCGCCGCATCGTGAGGACCGCAGGAGTCCGCCCCGAGGACGTGGTCGTCGAGGTCGGCCCGGGCCTCGGCTCCCTGACTCTCGCCCTGCTGGAGGCGGCCGACCGCGTAGTCGCCGTAGAGATCGACGACGTCCTCGCGAGCGCGCTCCCCGCGACGATCACCGCCCGCATGCCGACCCGCGCGAACCGCTTCGCGCTGGTCCACTCCGACGCGATGCAGGTGACCGAACTCCCCGGCCCCGCCCCCACCGCCCTCGTCGCGAACCTCCCCTACAACGTCGCCGTCCCGGTACTCCTGCACATGCTCGACACCTTCCCCACCATCGAGCGCACGCTCGTGATGGTGCAGGCGGAGGTCGCCGACCGGCTCGCCGCCCCGCCCGGCTCGAAGGTCTACGGCGTGCCGTCCGTGAAGGCGAACTGGTACGCCGACGTCAGGCGGGCCGGCTCCATCGGCCGCAACGTCTTCTGGCCCGCCCCCAACGTCGACAGCGGGCTCGTCTCGCTGGTGCGGCGCGAGGAGCCGGTGAAGACGACCGCCTCCAGGCGCGAGGTCTTCGCCGTCGTGGACGCGGCCTTCGCCCAGCGGCGCAAGACCCTGCGGGCCGCGCTCTCCGGCTGGGCCGGTTCCGCCCCCGCCGCAGAGGCCGCCCTCGTCGCGGCCGGCGTCTCGCCCCAGGCGCGCGGTGAGTCCCTGACGGTCGAAGAGTTCGCACGGATCGCGGAGAGCAAGCAGTGA
- a CDS encoding resuscitation-promoting factor, with amino-acid sequence MSNSQYETYGPAYEIPEPYGHGHGQPDTYRPAYEDVGGGGDVSGGGGQYAPEGWRGPEAPTLPRQIPPTLEMPSPGGRAEARRAARRRRSAERPDMRRLLPQALVVAFLAGGTTAFVADDKAIELNVDGKPRTLHTFADDVTELLADEGVEIGAHDIVAPGPGAALTSGDEVAVRYGRPVRLTLDGQRSRVWTTAHTVEGALREFGVRSEGAYVSVPRSRRIGREGLALDVRTERTVTVMADGRARTVRTNAATVREVVADAGITLHGEDTTSVSPGSFPRDGQTVTVMRIIGTQEVREEPIPFEVRRTEDPGLFRGTEVVERAGRAGLRRVTYAFRTVNGVKERPRRLGAEVVELPQAQVVKVGTRPLPTSVQGADGLNWQGLAHCESGGRPGAVDSSGTYGGLYQFDTRTWHSLGGSGRPQDAPAAEQTFRAKKLYVRRGASPWPHCGGRLQG; translated from the coding sequence GTGAGCAATTCGCAGTACGAGACGTATGGCCCGGCGTACGAGATCCCTGAGCCGTACGGTCACGGTCACGGACAGCCGGACACGTACCGGCCCGCCTACGAGGACGTGGGCGGGGGCGGGGATGTGAGCGGGGGCGGCGGCCAGTACGCCCCCGAGGGCTGGCGCGGGCCGGAGGCTCCGACGCTTCCCCGGCAGATTCCGCCCACGCTGGAGATGCCGAGCCCCGGCGGCCGTGCCGAGGCCCGGCGGGCCGCGCGGCGGCGGAGGAGCGCCGAGCGGCCCGACATGCGCCGGCTGCTGCCGCAGGCGCTCGTCGTGGCGTTCCTCGCCGGCGGCACCACCGCGTTCGTCGCCGACGACAAGGCGATCGAACTGAACGTCGACGGGAAGCCGCGCACGCTGCACACCTTCGCGGACGACGTGACCGAACTCCTCGCCGACGAGGGCGTCGAGATCGGCGCGCACGACATCGTGGCGCCCGGCCCCGGAGCCGCGCTGACCAGCGGGGACGAGGTGGCCGTACGGTACGGGCGGCCCGTGCGCCTCACCCTTGACGGACAGCGCAGCAGGGTGTGGACCACGGCCCACACCGTGGAGGGCGCGTTGCGGGAGTTCGGGGTGCGTTCGGAGGGCGCGTACGTGTCCGTTCCGCGCTCCCGGCGGATCGGGCGGGAGGGGCTCGCGCTCGACGTCCGTACCGAGCGGACCGTGACGGTCATGGCGGACGGGCGGGCGCGGACGGTCCGGACGAACGCGGCGACCGTCCGCGAGGTCGTGGCGGACGCCGGGATCACCCTGCACGGGGAGGACACCACGTCCGTGTCGCCCGGGAGCTTTCCGCGGGACGGGCAGACGGTGACCGTCATGCGGATCATCGGCACGCAGGAGGTCCGCGAGGAGCCGATCCCCTTCGAGGTGCGGCGGACGGAGGATCCCGGGCTGTTCCGGGGGACGGAGGTCGTCGAGCGGGCGGGGCGGGCGGGGTTGCGGCGGGTCACGTACGCCTTTCGTACGGTCAATGGGGTGAAGGAGCGGCCTCGGCGTCTTGGGGCCGAGGTGGTCGAGCTGCCTCAGGCGCAGGTGGTGAAGGTGGGGACGAGGCCGCTTCCCACGTCCGTGCAGGGGGCGGACGGGCTGAACTGGCAGGGGTTGGCCCACTGCGAGTCGGGCGGGCGGCCTGGGGCGGTGGACTCCTCCGGCACGTACGGGGGTCTCTACCAGTTCGACACCCGGACCTGGCACAGCCTCGGTGGCTCCGGGCGCCCCCAGGACGCCCCTGCCGCGGAACAGACGTTCCGCGCGAAGAAGCTGTATGTGCGGCGGGGGGCGAGTCCTTGGCCGCATTGTGGGGGTCGGCTGCAGGGGTGA
- a CDS encoding TatD family hydrolase, which produces MPSNAEAPPPPTPLRVPVADSHTHLDMQSGTVEEGLAKAASVGVTTVVQVGCDVKGSRWAAQTALDHEAVHATVALHPNEAPRIVHGDPGGGRSRQGARQPGGDGALDEALAEIDRLAALVQVKGVGETGLDYFRTGPEGKAAQERSFRAHIEIAKRHGKALVIHDRDAHADVLRVLKEEGAPERTVFHCYSGDATMAEICARAGYYMSFAGNMTFKNAQPLRDALAVAPLELVLVETDAPFLTPAPYRGRPNAPYLIPVTVRAMAAVRGLDEDALATAISANTARAFDF; this is translated from the coding sequence ATGCCTTCCAACGCCGAAGCCCCGCCCCCGCCGACCCCGCTCCGGGTGCCGGTCGCCGACTCGCACACCCACCTCGACATGCAGTCCGGCACGGTCGAGGAGGGCCTCGCCAAGGCCGCGTCGGTCGGTGTGACCACGGTCGTCCAGGTGGGCTGCGACGTGAAGGGCTCGCGTTGGGCCGCGCAGACCGCCCTCGACCACGAGGCCGTCCACGCGACCGTCGCGCTGCACCCGAACGAGGCCCCCCGGATCGTGCACGGCGACCCTGGGGGAGGCAGGTCCCGGCAGGGCGCCCGGCAGCCCGGTGGCGACGGCGCGCTGGACGAGGCGCTCGCCGAGATCGACCGGCTCGCGGCCCTTGTGCAGGTCAAGGGCGTCGGCGAGACCGGCCTCGACTACTTCCGCACAGGCCCCGAGGGCAAGGCCGCCCAGGAGAGGTCCTTCCGGGCCCACATCGAGATCGCCAAGCGGCACGGCAAGGCGCTGGTCATCCACGACCGCGACGCCCACGCCGACGTGCTGCGGGTCCTGAAGGAGGAGGGCGCCCCCGAGCGGACCGTCTTCCACTGCTACTCCGGTGACGCCACCATGGCGGAGATCTGTGCCCGCGCCGGCTACTACATGTCGTTCGCCGGGAACATGACCTTCAAGAACGCCCAGCCGCTGCGCGACGCCCTCGCCGTGGCCCCGCTCGAACTGGTCCTCGTCGAGACCGACGCGCCCTTCCTGACCCCCGCGCCGTACCGCGGACGGCCCAACGCCCCGTATCTCATTCCGGTCACGGTCCGCGCCATGGCCGCCGTACGGGGTCTGGACGAGGACGCGCTGGCGACGGCGATCTCGGCGAACACGGCCCGCGCGTTCGATTTCTGA
- the rsmI gene encoding 16S rRNA (cytidine(1402)-2'-O)-methyltransferase yields the protein MTGTLVLAGTPIGDIADAPPRLTAELAGADVIAAEDTRRLRRLTQALNVQPSGRVVSYFEGNETARTPELVEALVGGARVLLVTDAGMPSVSDPGYRLVAAAVEKDIKVTAVPGPSAVLTALALSGLPVDRFCFEGFLPRKAGERLSRLRENEVERRTLVYFEAPHRLDDTLAAMAEVFGEDRRAAVCRELTKTYEEVRRGPLGELAAWAAEGVRGEITVVVEGAPETVESLDAEELVRRVRVREEAGERRKEAIAAVAADAGLPKREVFDAVVASKNAAHPNP from the coding sequence GTGACAGGAACCCTTGTACTCGCAGGCACGCCCATCGGGGACATCGCGGACGCACCGCCCCGGCTGACGGCCGAGTTGGCGGGGGCCGACGTCATCGCCGCCGAGGACACCCGGCGGCTGCGTCGGCTGACGCAGGCGCTGAACGTACAGCCGTCCGGGCGGGTCGTCTCGTACTTCGAGGGGAACGAGACCGCGCGTACGCCCGAGCTGGTCGAGGCACTGGTGGGCGGGGCGCGCGTGCTGCTCGTCACGGACGCCGGGATGCCGTCCGTGTCCGACCCGGGATACCGGCTCGTCGCCGCCGCGGTGGAGAAGGACATCAAGGTCACGGCCGTCCCCGGACCCTCCGCGGTACTCACCGCGCTCGCGCTGTCCGGGCTGCCCGTCGACCGCTTCTGCTTCGAGGGATTCCTGCCGAGGAAGGCCGGCGAGCGGCTGTCGCGGCTGCGGGAGAACGAGGTCGAGCGGCGCACGCTCGTCTACTTCGAGGCGCCGCACCGCCTCGACGACACACTCGCCGCGATGGCCGAGGTGTTCGGCGAGGACCGGCGGGCCGCCGTCTGCCGCGAACTGACCAAGACGTACGAGGAGGTCAGGCGCGGGCCGCTGGGCGAACTCGCCGCCTGGGCCGCCGAAGGGGTGCGCGGCGAGATCACCGTCGTCGTGGAGGGCGCCCCGGAGACCGTCGAGTCGCTCGACGCCGAGGAACTGGTGCGCAGGGTGCGGGTGCGCGAGGAGGCGGGGGAGCGGCGCAAGGAGGCGATCGCCGCCGTGGCAGCCGACGCGGGGCTGCCCAAGCGCGAGGTCTTCGACGCGGTCGTCGCGTCGAAGAACGCGGCGCACCCGAATCCCTGA
- a CDS encoding dolichyl-phosphate-mannose--protein mannosyltransferase, whose product MTSTASSTDTRQGQGVEDQRPSWQQRLRRFGYTAPPRSDVRERLVPAYTEPSPRLWAAIGLRREAAERLVRWSAWGGPLLVTLIAGVMRFWNLGGPKAVIFDETYYAKDAWALIHRGYEVNWAKNANELILQNGGDVRIPTDAAYVVHPPVGKYVIGLGEWMFGFTPFGWRFMTALLGTLSVLMLCRIGRRIFRSTFLGCLAGALMAVDGLHFVMSRTALLDQVLMFFVLAAFGALLIDRDKVRERLAAALPPDADGLVRPDARIAEETLLGRRPWRLAAGLLLGLAIGTKWNGLYFLVAFGLLTVLWDVGSRRVAGARRPHLAVLKHDVGWAFLCTVPVAIATYIVSWTGWFLSATNGKGGYYRDWATADGRTSNWSWLFPDWWRSLWHYETQVYDFHVGLHSPHTYQSNPWSWIVTGRPVSYFYESPLPGKDGCPTDAGEKCAREVLALGTPMLWWAAAFAVLYVLWRWLFRRDWRAGAIACGVVAGYLPWFLYQERTIFFFYAVVFLPFLCLAVAMMIGAILGPPGSTERRRVIGAATAGVLVLLIAWNFIYFWPIYTGEAIPIDSWRSRMWLDTWV is encoded by the coding sequence GTGACCAGTACCGCGTCCTCCACGGACACCCGGCAGGGACAGGGCGTCGAAGACCAGCGGCCGTCGTGGCAACAGCGGCTGCGCCGGTTCGGCTACACGGCCCCGCCCAGAAGCGATGTCCGCGAACGCCTGGTGCCCGCGTACACCGAGCCCAGCCCGCGACTGTGGGCGGCGATCGGGCTCCGCCGGGAGGCAGCCGAACGCCTCGTCCGCTGGTCGGCGTGGGGAGGGCCGCTGCTCGTCACGCTGATCGCGGGCGTGATGCGGTTCTGGAACCTCGGCGGCCCGAAGGCGGTGATATTCGACGAGACGTACTACGCCAAGGACGCCTGGGCGCTCATCCACCGCGGGTACGAGGTCAACTGGGCGAAGAACGCCAACGAGCTGATCCTGCAGAACGGCGGCGACGTCAGGATCCCGACGGACGCCGCCTACGTCGTCCACCCGCCCGTCGGCAAGTACGTCATCGGGCTCGGCGAGTGGATGTTCGGGTTCACACCGTTCGGCTGGCGGTTCATGACGGCGCTGCTCGGCACGCTGTCGGTGCTGATGCTGTGCCGGATCGGCCGCAGGATCTTCCGCTCGACGTTCCTGGGCTGCCTGGCGGGCGCCCTGATGGCGGTCGACGGCCTGCACTTCGTGATGAGCCGCACCGCGCTGCTCGACCAGGTGCTGATGTTCTTCGTCCTGGCGGCCTTCGGCGCTCTGCTCATCGACCGCGACAAGGTCCGAGAACGCCTCGCCGCCGCGCTCCCACCGGACGCCGACGGCCTCGTACGCCCGGACGCGCGCATCGCCGAGGAAACACTCCTGGGCCGCCGCCCCTGGCGCCTGGCGGCGGGACTTCTGCTCGGCCTCGCCATCGGCACGAAGTGGAACGGCCTGTACTTCCTCGTCGCGTTCGGCCTGCTGACGGTCCTGTGGGACGTCGGCTCCCGCCGGGTCGCGGGCGCCCGCCGCCCTCACCTGGCGGTCCTCAAGCACGACGTGGGCTGGGCGTTCCTTTGCACGGTCCCGGTAGCGATCGCCACGTACATCGTGTCGTGGACGGGCTGGTTCCTCTCCGCCACCAACGGCAAGGGCGGCTACTACCGCGACTGGGCCACGGCCGACGGCCGCACCAGCAACTGGTCCTGGCTGTTCCCCGACTGGTGGCGCAGCCTGTGGCACTACGAGACCCAGGTGTACGACTTCCACGTCGGCCTGCACTCCCCGCACACCTACCAGTCGAACCCGTGGAGCTGGATCGTCACCGGGCGCCCGGTCTCGTACTTCTACGAGTCGCCGCTGCCCGGCAAGGACGGCTGCCCGACGGACGCGGGCGAGAAGTGCGCCCGCGAGGTCCTCGCCCTCGGCACGCCCATGCTCTGGTGGGCGGCCGCCTTCGCCGTCCTCTACGTCCTGTGGCGCTGGCTCTTCCGCCGCGACTGGCGCGCGGGCGCGATCGCCTGCGGCGTAGTGGCCGGCTACCTCCCCTGGTTCCTCTACCAGGAACGCACGATCTTCTTCTTCTACGCCGTCGTCTTCCTCCCCTTCCTCTGCCTGGCCGTCGCCATGATGATCGGCGCCATCCTCGGCCCTCCCGGCTCCACAGAACGCCGCCGCGTCATCGGCGCGGCCACGGCGGGAGTCCTGGTACTGCTGATCGCCTGGAACTTCATCTACTTCTGGCCGATCTACACGGGCGAGGCGATTCCTATCGACAGTTGGCGGTCGCGGATGTGGCTGGATACGTGGGTTTAG
- a CDS encoding HAD family hydrolase has protein sequence MIATIVLDVGETIVRDDRYWNSWADWLDIPRHTLSALVGAVVAQGRDNADAVRLARPGIDLPAEYRAREAAGRGEVLDETDLYDDVRPALSGLRKLGIRVVVAGNQTSRAGELLRALDLPADLVVTSGEWGVAKPQPEFFERVLEVAGATPEQTVYVGDHPANDIFPAKAVGLRVAHIRRGPWGHLWADDPEVMAAADWRIDSLTQLTSIIAD, from the coding sequence GTGATTGCGACCATCGTCCTCGACGTCGGCGAGACCATCGTCCGCGACGACCGCTACTGGAATTCCTGGGCCGACTGGCTGGACATTCCTCGCCACACTCTCTCCGCCCTCGTCGGTGCCGTCGTCGCCCAGGGCCGGGACAATGCCGATGCCGTGCGTCTCGCCAGACCTGGGATCGATCTCCCCGCCGAGTACCGGGCACGCGAGGCCGCAGGCCGTGGCGAGGTGCTCGACGAAACGGATCTCTACGACGACGTCCGTCCGGCGCTGTCCGGGCTTCGCAAGCTCGGGATCCGTGTCGTCGTCGCCGGCAACCAGACCTCGCGCGCGGGCGAACTGCTGCGCGCCCTCGATCTGCCCGCGGACCTGGTTGTGACGTCGGGTGAGTGGGGCGTGGCCAAGCCTCAGCCGGAGTTCTTCGAGCGCGTTCTGGAGGTTGCTGGGGCGACGCCGGAACAGACGGTGTACGTCGGCGACCACCCGGCCAACGACATCTTCCCCGCGAAGGCGGTCGGGCTACGAGTGGCGCACATCCGCCGTGGGCCCTGGGGGCACCTGTGGGCGGACGACCCGGAGGTGATGGCGGCGGCGGACTGGCGCATCGACAGCCTCACCCAGCTCACGTCGATCATCGCGGACTGA
- a CDS encoding helix-turn-helix domain-containing protein, translated as MSAPPAHGGVGRRIAYYRSVVRPKMTQQQLADTAHIALGTIRKIERGERGVTDATLEAIAAALGVDPARLHTDRGPAHTAVHDALPALSAALAAYDIPEDGLVRPLCELRAAVGEAVQWRLAAQYTRIARELPDLLSELARAYHAASAHERRGLADLLVNAYRSADAVAYKFGARDLSARLVELMRWAVLKTGDPLLTAAVAYVRTETFFAARAHATGLRALEQAIDTAPAPNTASETAARGALHMRAAVIAGRARDATAAQTHLAEARALAEQTAEDVYYGTAFGPDSVRIHEVSVAVSLGDDHVGRALTLAHEWKPPADLPAERRSGFYIELARAQLWSGHVDHAFDSLKAARRIAPQHTREHPWVREDTATLRRLKRAESESLTNFAEWCAAI; from the coding sequence ATGTCCGCACCGCCCGCTCACGGCGGGGTAGGCAGGCGTATCGCCTACTACCGCAGCGTCGTCCGCCCGAAGATGACGCAGCAGCAGCTCGCCGACACGGCCCACATCGCCCTCGGCACCATCCGCAAGATCGAGCGCGGTGAACGCGGAGTCACCGACGCAACCCTCGAAGCCATCGCGGCCGCCCTCGGCGTCGACCCGGCCCGTCTCCACACCGACCGAGGCCCCGCGCATACCGCCGTACATGACGCGCTGCCCGCGCTCTCCGCCGCACTGGCCGCCTACGACATCCCGGAAGACGGCCTGGTCCGCCCCCTCTGCGAACTGCGCGCAGCGGTCGGCGAAGCTGTCCAATGGCGCCTCGCCGCCCAGTACACACGCATTGCCCGTGAGCTCCCCGACCTGCTCTCCGAACTCGCACGCGCCTATCACGCCGCCTCTGCCCACGAGCGGCGTGGACTGGCCGACCTCCTGGTCAACGCCTACCGCTCGGCAGATGCTGTCGCCTACAAGTTCGGCGCCCGCGACCTTTCCGCACGCCTGGTCGAACTCATGCGGTGGGCCGTCCTCAAGACCGGGGATCCGCTGCTCACCGCCGCCGTGGCCTACGTACGGACGGAGACGTTCTTCGCGGCTCGCGCACACGCCACGGGGCTTCGGGCCCTGGAACAGGCCATCGACACCGCACCCGCGCCCAACACGGCATCTGAGACAGCGGCGAGGGGCGCCCTCCACATGCGGGCCGCAGTCATCGCCGGCCGGGCCCGTGATGCCACGGCCGCGCAAACCCACCTCGCAGAGGCTCGCGCCCTCGCAGAGCAGACAGCCGAGGATGTCTACTACGGCACCGCGTTCGGCCCCGACTCCGTCCGTATCCACGAGGTGTCCGTCGCGGTCAGCCTCGGAGACGATCACGTCGGTCGCGCCCTCACACTCGCCCACGAGTGGAAGCCGCCGGCCGATCTGCCGGCCGAGCGGCGCTCCGGGTTCTACATCGAACTGGCCCGCGCCCAGCTGTGGTCAGGGCACGTGGACCACGCCTTCGATTCTCTGAAGGCCGCACGCCGGATCGCCCCGCAGCACACCCGCGAGCACCCGTGGGTCCGCGAGGACACCGCCACGCTACGCCGGTTGAAGCGCGCCGAATCGGAGAGCCTCACAAACTTCGCGGAGTGGTGCGCGGCCATCTGA
- a CDS encoding DUF6415 family natural product biosynthesis protein: protein MLLIPEVEKAGLGLPMDETVRRSAYAGVAEARTRLDLEAGPTLPAQVAHAQRLARSVVCFLGHLENPGRAPDAPNHPSAKEDLVTEPTTERERATEPVGPGRRRTDDMAGGRLARSDIVRDDRHGPEPDRLAGASRRAVLAIAELTRFE from the coding sequence ATGCTGCTGATCCCTGAAGTGGAGAAGGCCGGCCTCGGGTTGCCCATGGACGAGACAGTCAGGCGTAGCGCCTATGCCGGGGTCGCCGAGGCCCGCACCCGCCTGGACCTCGAAGCGGGCCCCACACTGCCCGCCCAGGTGGCCCACGCCCAGCGCCTCGCCCGCTCGGTCGTCTGCTTCCTCGGCCATCTGGAGAATCCGGGGCGGGCACCCGACGCGCCCAACCACCCATCCGCAAAGGAGGACCTGGTGACCGAACCGACCACCGAACGAGAACGGGCCACTGAACCTGTGGGACCAGGTCGAAGACGCACTGACGACATGGCAGGAGGCAGGCTCGCCCGATCAGACATCGTTCGGGATGACCGTCACGGACCTGAACCAGATCGTCTGGCTGGGGCATCCAGAAGGGCCGTGCTGGCGATTGCCGAGCTGACACGGTTCGAGTAG
- a CDS encoding DUF6232 family protein: MGYSRGITEVQVSKGALWVASDTYPLRNIARTSMREIVPNYGKAKAEFVKRLVLQLILVFAGLGLMSASVLFGFLLLIVGAGLIARDYQRLQKVLNAPALYVLQITTSGSPQTALTSDDKGLMDKIFHQLMEAMDNPEIQFRYEMPTYNINGDSIYQFGDHNTGQVIA, from the coding sequence GTGGGGTATTCGCGCGGGATTACAGAAGTCCAAGTCAGCAAGGGCGCCCTGTGGGTGGCTTCGGACACCTATCCGTTGCGCAACATCGCCAGGACGTCGATGCGGGAAATTGTGCCCAACTACGGCAAGGCCAAGGCCGAGTTCGTGAAGAGGCTGGTGCTCCAGCTGATCCTGGTGTTCGCGGGACTCGGGCTGATGTCGGCGTCGGTCCTCTTCGGCTTCCTGCTGCTGATCGTCGGTGCCGGACTGATCGCTCGCGACTATCAGCGGCTCCAGAAGGTACTGAACGCTCCGGCGCTGTACGTACTGCAGATCACGACGTCGGGATCCCCGCAGACCGCACTGACAAGTGACGACAAGGGACTGATGGACAAGATTTTCCACCAGCTCATGGAAGCGATGGATAACCCGGAAATCCAGTTCCGCTACGAAATGCCGACCTACAACATCAACGGCGACAGCATCTACCAGTTCGGCGACCACAACACGGGGCAGGTGATCGCGTGA